The Aphidius gifuensis isolate YNYX2018 linkage group LG2, ASM1490517v1, whole genome shotgun sequence DNA window ttttttttttcaaaatgcaatataaaatgaataattatttctacaagttttttaaaaaaaaaacaaaaaataatttaaacatcattttgaagtgaaaatgatgattgtctttttgaaaaatacttgtggtaattatttattaatataagtTAACGTAGGAGGACcaaaattaacttgaaaaaaaaaaaaaaagaaacataataaattgcaGCAGCTCCAATTgttgtgaaaatttttataagtaaGTTTCAATTAATCATGAATAATTCATCTTCGTCGTAGTTATTTGtccaattgataattaattattaagcaAAAATTATGAATGTATGGTATTGATTGAAAAGTTGGACAGGTTTCGATACAACTGACTTGTCTGATTtcgaaaattcatcaattctacaaatgatttaatttttatgcttgagtggatatatattttttttgtttttcagcaattgtttttcaagaaaaataaagatttttttattgataataaatactataattatgttttttgataataataattaatttcaaacctttgaattgatttttgaatttcgattcatgttttttttttttttttacagccaAACGGAAAAGAGgatttacttgaaattttgataGGATAATCTAGAATCAATTCCAAAGAGATTGAGCTATTCAAATCCTatgagatatatttttttaatcctaaaaaaaattaatcaatctgGAGTCAAGTGTCCTTTCCAAttctgtaatatttttaaattattattttttttttgtatttcaattaaaattcaattatactTTGTTTCACGTTCCTTTATTGtcttaaaattaaacattcaaaTTGGATTTTCCTCATGGAAATCATAAAAATCCTCAGAGAAATAttactgttattttttttttcaagtaaattagTAACAATAACGGTTAACATTTTGCATCACAGATATATGTCGTTGTCAAAAggaattcaaataaataaaaactcatCGACAATATTATTGAGCTCGCATGAAAAGatcattttgatttatcaaaaattccaACAACATTGAATATCCAAttactattatattttgtttttcgatCAATACATTTCGCtatagagaaataaaaaatattttataaatatttaaaaattaatttgaccaagaatatttaacatttttaaactcacaagaacaaattttatttttatttattttgtttttccattcaaacaattttcttttaatttattttccattttattgatacagttttaattagttaattagttaatatttGTTACAagattttcataaatatttcattcaaaacAAACACTCACGTTTCATCGATACAATACAACACAATATATaactgttatttatttaacatttttcataattattattagtttattaaatatttagacACCTGTCAAATTAGCacgtttttatttgtaaaatattcaatgcgtgaataaacatttttatttttttatttttaataatattattattcaggtAAAATACTCTTGACAATTGTGGAATGTTTATTCAACTACgtaagataattttaaatcgaTTTTCTCcactgttttttattatttaaaattattttaactttaataatggtaaaagtattttttttttttttttttttcaattacctACATCTCTGCTAAACTctctacattatttttttaaatttttttattcatcaaataacaaatggaaaaaatttgttatttaaattaaagtttttaatttttttttttttttaaatacaaaattaaaatagatatgTTGCCGAAAACTGTTGtcagctttttatttttttatttttgtacttGTGTGTCATTaaagacgaaaaaaataattaaaatgtattcaattttggaatatatttatataggtaTTATTGTGCATatgaaaaatcgaaaaaaaaatataaaaaatattttgtccgtTTTGTATATTGTGCAAATATTAGCAATAAATTTGTAACGAgtagagagaaaaagagagagagagagagagatgataataatatataattagaaaaaaataataactgaaaATTTAGTCACAATTTTGTGATTCTTGTTGAACAAGTTTAAATCTACGTGGACTTTTAACACACATTGATCCATGTCCCTCGAGTGAAAGTCTTCCTTTTCGTTGTAAATATTGAGTGATAAAACGACTCACTAACTTCTGCGGTCTCATTTGCCACTCATCAAGAACTTCTTTTGGTGCCATGACCtgtgttaaatatatacaattattaaattaaattactttcaactcttgatgaaaattaaaataataattcaaaccTGATCTCCTTTGAGTCTATCGAGTAAAGTAACACAAACAATTGCAGCACTTATACCAGCATGATGTGTTAATGCTGCAAATGCTGTTGATTCCATTTCAATATTAACAACTCCAGCTTTTTGTAATTTAGTAAGATAATCAAGTTTATCCTGTTCACTAAAATCACAAAATGCACCATCAAGACGTCCTTGTCCCTCATAAAAATCAGATGTACACATTGTTTTACCAACAATTGTATCATATGGATCTTCTGGATGAGCCAATGCAATTAAAtcttttgttaattgtttatcCATTTTAGCTGGTCTTCTAACAATTTTTCCAAGAATTggctataaataataaatgattaatattaaaataaataaataaataaataatgaaaaatatataattagcAAACAAACCGTTTCATGATAAGGTTTCAACATTCCATCAACAGCTTCTTCAGTAATGACAACAGTACCACCTTCATATCCAACACCACCACATGTACCGATTCTAATGAACATTGGATCACGTACTTTTGCATGATACATAAGTTTAATAACTTCATGTAATAATATTCCAACTGATGGAATACCCATTCCAtgctaaacaaaaaatattttcataattaaaaaatacataatcattattttggcTAATATACTTACACTTATTGAAAGAACTGGGCCAACTTTGAACATTGAGTATCTGTATGAATACTGACTAATGTCCAGTAATGTTGTACCACATGGTAACTTGTGACCAATTTCTTGCATTATATAATAAGCAAATTGTTCCATGCGTTTTGGTGTACCTCCCATGCATACaaactgaaaatataaattaaattatgattaataaataataagctatctctatatttttataatttttagataatataattaatgctcatgttaattttacaatgataaattaaattgacccTGTTTTAGTGTTATCTTGTATTTGCATTTCAAGAGGGTCAAAGTGTCATTGTCATATTATATTACATGACTccataaaaatgtaaattatggCATTGTGTATACATATGTACTCGGGTTTATGtcacataaattaaattaaattaatgaatgatgataaaataaaattgaaaatacctTGACATCACCAAACATTTCAACGAGATCATGTGATCCACTTCCAAGTGCCAAATGATAGAGAATATCTTGATCCAAAAGATAAAGGTTTGGATTTCTGAGTTTAACAGCCCCATCTCTGTATCTGaaataaatcattgaataattatattataacaagcttgctgattttttttttttttcttttaataataattattatgaaaaaccAAATGAAATTATTCTAGTAATACCTCACAGCATTGTCGTATTCAcgtttatcaacatcatcatcaccaccaccaccacaatTACCATTACATTTTTCAACTGATCGcgaaatatttttagattcaTCAGTTggcatttttaatttgattattttgataatttttttatgaaca harbors:
- the LOC122850282 gene encoding uridine phosphorylase 1-like isoform X1, encoding MPTDESKNISRSVEKCNGNCGGGGDDDVDKREYDNAVRYRDGAVKLRNPNLYLLDQDILYHLALGSGSHDLVEMFGDVKFVCMGGTPKRMEQFAYYIMQEIGHKLPCGTTLLDISQYSYRYSMFKVGPVLSISHGMGIPSVGILLHEVIKLMYHAKVRDPMFIRIGTCGGVGYEGGTVVITEEAVDGMLKPYHETPILGKIVRRPAKMDKQLTKDLIALAHPEDPYDTIVGKTMCTSDFYEGQGRLDGAFCDFSEQDKLDYLTKLQKAGVVNIEMESTAFAALTHHAGISAAIVCVTLLDRLKGDQVMAPKEVLDEWQMRPQKLVSRFITQYLQRKGRLSLEGHGSMCVKSPRRFKLVQQESQNCD
- the LOC122850282 gene encoding uridine phosphorylase 1-like isoform X2, whose protein sequence is MSLLLEEEEIDEYRDGAVKLRNPNLYLLDQDILYHLALGSGSHDLVEMFGDVKFVCMGGTPKRMEQFAYYIMQEIGHKLPCGTTLLDISQYSYRYSMFKVGPVLSISHGMGIPSVGILLHEVIKLMYHAKVRDPMFIRIGTCGGVGYEGGTVVITEEAVDGMLKPYHETPILGKIVRRPAKMDKQLTKDLIALAHPEDPYDTIVGKTMCTSDFYEGQGRLDGAFCDFSEQDKLDYLTKLQKAGVVNIEMESTAFAALTHHAGISAAIVCVTLLDRLKGDQVMAPKEVLDEWQMRPQKLVSRFITQYLQRKGRLSLEGHGSMCVKSPRRFKLVQQESQNCD